One window of Papaver somniferum cultivar HN1 chromosome 9, ASM357369v1, whole genome shotgun sequence genomic DNA carries:
- the LOC113312472 gene encoding paired amphipathic helix protein Sin3-like 3: protein MKRPRAEDCLSYIKSVQKTSKFNEFLQVMKEFKSLPTYEATNLVFAAARIKQVFHGHPNLILRFNMIFLPKRYAIEVDDYAEQNRVFKSTKRVQAEDSNKALLLHEADDYYHAIQVDDCAEQNRVFKSTKRVEANKALLLHEGDDYHEDYKFFENIIRKEKFRNPDEYKRYLKCLYLYSKKIISEGELIDMVGDLLQYDGTAFPSTANKDKVQSDPQKDERETDFEASTSKRRKLDEPMIGRLSNCEIVNPSYQLSTERILASGRTELGVAVLNDSWVSADSTPEGDSSDTCRFKKNVYEKNLFKFEDDRCERDRQFELVKGTIECVEELLREIVYNTIDAESICIKDHFKVLRLGCIKRLYGESWQGVEDALLKNAVPVLHDILTQLQKKMKEVTSRLSVTYRTKMKAVYLKNFRKSLDYGGNSSGEQQDTTSSSSKDDDAATSNRPNLLAEPTT from the coding sequence atgaagagaccTAGAGCAGAAGATTGTCTTTCTTACATAAAATCTGTGCAGAAAACATCAAAGTTTAATGAATTCCTTCAAGTAATGAAAGAATTCAAGTCCTTGCCGACTTACGAGGCCACCAATTTGGTGTTTGCAGCAGCAAGGATCAAACAGGTATTTCATGGCCATCCCAACCTTATTCTGAGATTCAACATGATATTCTTGCCTAAAAGATATGCAATTGAAGTCGATGATTACGCCGAGCAGAATAGGGTATTCAAATCTACAAAAAGGGTTCAAGCAGAAGACTCCAATAAGGCGTTGTTGTTACATGAAGCTGATGACTACTATCATGCAATTCAAGTCGATGATTGTGCCGAGCAGAATAGGGTATTCAAATCTACAAAAAGGGTTGAAGCCAATAAGGCGTTGTTGTTACATGAAGGTGATGATTATCATGAAGACTACAAATTCTTTGAGAATATCATCAGGAAGGAGAAGTTCAGAAATCCTGACGAGTACAAGAGATACTTGAAGTGCCTGTATCTTTATAGCAAAAAGATAATTTCAGAAGGTGAATTGATAGATATGGTTGGTGATTTGCTGCAATATGATGGCACCGCCTTTCCGAGTACAGCAAATAAGGATAAAGTGCAATCAGACCCCCAGAAGGATGAAAGGGAGACAGATTTTGAGGCTTCAACATCAAAAAGGAGGAAACTTGATGAACCCATGATTGGGCGTCTCTCAAACTGTGAAATTGTGAATCCAAGTTATCAGCTTTCGACTGAGAGGATTTTAGCTAGCGGAAGGACAGAACTTGGAGTTGCAGTATTGAATGATTCTTGGGTGTCTGCAGATAGTACTCCGGAAGGTGATAGTAGTGATACATGccgtttcaagaaaaatgtttatgAAAAGAACCTGTTTAAATTCGAAGATGACAGATGCGAACGCGATAGGCAATTTGAGTTGGTAAAAGGTACAATTGAGTGTGTGGAGGAATTGCTACGAGAGATCGTGTATAACACAATCGATGCGGAAAGTATATGTATCAAGGATCACTTTAAAGTGCTACGGCTTGGGTGCATTAAACGCCTGTATGGTGAATCCTGGCAGGGTGTGGAGGATGCATTACTGAAGAATGCAGTTCCTGTATTGCATGATATATTAACTCAATTGCAGAAAAAAATGAAGGAGGTGACGAGTCGTCTCTCAGTAACTTACAGAACGAAAATGAAGGCAGTTTATTTGAAGAACTTTAGAAAATCTCTGGATTATGGTGGCAACTCCAGTGGCGAGCAGCAGGACACAACAAGTTCTAGTTCTAAAGACGATGATGCAGCTACTTCTAATCGTCCAAATCTTTTAGCTGAGCCAACAACATAG